AGTGATATGCAGAGATACCACCCCCCACTTTCTGAAAACTGGCACCCCGAAAAAACTACCAAAATGTATCTTTTTATCGGGAGTGCTTCGGTGAAGGGGGATGATTCCTGCTTTTTCGGGGTTTTCAGGATACTCTCCCTTAAGAAGAAGCATCCCCCGGAGCGGGGCTCCGGGGGATGACAAGGTGCCAGTCAGACAGAGAGCATCAGGAGCTCGCGGTGAACATTCCGATCAGCTCCGCCATCGGGCGGTTGACCGGCGCGGGGCCGGTCTGGTCATAGCGCAGGAACTCCACATGCCCGTCCATGTAGAGCACGTTGCTGCCGCCGGGAACGTGGTTGAAGGCGGCGGCGTTGGTGCTGACCTGGTCGAACATCATGAATATGGTGCTCTGGGCCATGTTGGAGGCGCCGGGGTTGTTGATGTCCGTGATGAGGAACCGCTCGATGCCCTCGCGCAGGCGGTAGACCGTGTTGCCGCCGCCGTTGCCGTAGCCCGCGTACGCCACCGGCAACTCGGCGTCCTGGTCGGCCTTTGGATACATCCCGTGGCGGGTCGGAGGACTGGCGATATAGGGCGCGATGCCCGCGATGTCCCCCAGCAAGGACTCAAGGGCCGCGGCAAGCTGGACCGGCGCCGGGGAATTCGCGTCCGGCACCTCGTCCGCATCCACCATGGAGCTGAGGACAGAATAGAGGGTGAACGAACCGATGGGCCGCTGCTCGCGGTCATTGTCGAAAACCCATCCAAGATAGGTGTAGCTGTTGTCCACCGCGCGCCCGCAGTCGCCGCCGTGGTTGGCCGCATACCCGAAGCACCACTCGCCGTCCAGCTTGGCCCGGTCAAGACTCTCGTCCAGCGAGGCGCTGGAGGGACAGAAGGCAATCATCGGGTCGGTCAGGTACTCTGGAAAAATGACAAACACGTTGGGACCCGCGTCAAGCACCCCGCGGTAGGTGCCGTCTTTCTTGAGATACGCGCCCGCCTGCAGGGGCGGAAAGGCGCCCTTGGCCTCGTTGGCGTACATCTTGAAAACCAGCCCCCATTGCTTGAGGTTGTTCTGGCAGCTGGCGCGCCGCGCGGCCTCGCGGGCGCGGGCCAGCGCGGGCAGCAGGATCGCTGCCAGAATGCCGATGATGGCGATGACCACCAGCAGCTCGATCAGGGTAAAGCCTCGTCTCTGTTTCATGTCTTCTCTCCTTGTTGTTTCACACCTGCGGATATGATTCACGGGCGCATGCCCATCTGCGCACATGCACATCCCCGGCACCGCCACCACCATTATCTTAAGATAGTGCGTGCTTTTTGTCAATGGCCGGGATGATAATTGTGATAAAGACGGAAAGGGGGCGGCTGGCCGAAAGGAACCCGCTGGCGCAGGGAAGGGCAAATAGGCTGGAGCAGTTTCAGGGTGAGACGCGGCATTTCCAAGAGGGTGTCGAGCGCAGGTACTGCGGTGGTATGGGCTTCCAGCCCGTGTTTCATGGGCTGCATTCATGACCCAAAACACGGGCCTAAAGTCCGTGCCGCCTCGGAGCCCATCCCCGGCATCCTGTTTTGGATGCGGCGTTTCTTCCTTGGAATGCTCTAAATCCTGCGTGGACCTTTTCCATCGGGGAGGAAAAAGTCGTCCGCCGTGAGTTCAAGCTGCTGAGCCATGTCGAGGGAGTAGTCCAGCAGGCCCATCTTGGGATAACGCCCGTTGCTGCCCATGGTGAACTTGACCCCGGCGGCCTTGGCCTGGCGGAGCCAGGGCAGTTTGGGCAGGCGGAACCCGGAACTGATCTCCAGCGCCACACCGTGCTTCACCAGCGCGTCCACCACCTTCGCCACACGTTCCTCGGTCCACAGGGTGTCGTAGTCAGCGGCGAAGGCGGCCGGCAGCCAGGTGCCGTTGGCCAGAATGTCCATGGACATGGTCTCAATGATCTGGAGGTGCCAGTCCACGTAGCGGGCCATGAACTCCTGCGCCGTGCCCAGGCCCTCGGGCTTCTCCCAGAGTTTCATCCGCCGCCCGTCCGGCCCGGGGAAGGTCATGGTGTCCGTGAGGATGTAGTCCAGCCTCTTCAGGGCCTCCCTGGAGAAGCCGCTCTTCCAGTCCAGCCACTCCGCCTGCACCCCTTTAAACACGGGCTTTCCCGCCAACGTGTCCAGATGCCGCAGCAGCTCTTCATCGTTGCTCAGCACCACGGGGTAAACATTCTCCTTGGTCCCCGCGTGCTCCACAATGCCGAATTTCACGCCGCGCTCCGCG
This Candidatus Hydrogenedentota bacterium DNA region includes the following protein-coding sequences:
- a CDS encoding prepilin-type N-terminal cleavage/methylation domain-containing protein — translated: MKQRRGFTLIELLVVIAIIGILAAILLPALARAREAARRASCQNNLKQWGLVFKMYANEAKGAFPPLQAGAYLKKDGTYRGVLDAGPNVFVIFPEYLTDPMIAFCPSSASLDESLDRAKLDGEWCFGYAANHGGDCGRAVDNSYTYLGWVFDNDREQRPIGSFTLYSVLSSMVDADEVPDANSPAPVQLAAALESLLGDIAGIAPYIASPPTRHGMYPKADQDAELPVAYAGYGNGGGNTVYRLREGIERFLITDINNPGASNMAQSTIFMMFDQVSTNAAAFNHVPGGSNVLYMDGHVEFLRYDQTGPAPVNRPMAELIGMFTASS